One part of the Pandoraea faecigallinarum genome encodes these proteins:
- the hemF gene encoding oxygen-dependent coproporphyrinogen oxidase has protein sequence MTAQDTARAPDTAAVRTYLLGLQDRIVETMERLDGKRFFVDDWQRPADGPLRGDGRTRVLDDGDFFERGGVNFSHVIGDKLPASASASRPELAGRGFEALGVSLVLHPRNPYCPTVHFNVRILIATAPGELPAFWFGGGMDLTPYYAFEEDCKHFHQTCKDALDPFDPTWYPRFKTWCDEYFYLKHRQEPRGIGGIFFDDFSGGGFDTGFAVMQSVGDAFLDAYIPIVERRRGMPYGERERDFQAHRRGRYVEFNLVWDRGTHFGLQSGGRTESILMSMPPVVKWHYDWKPEPGTPEAKLYTDFLVRREWV, from the coding sequence ATGACAGCGCAAGACACCGCGCGAGCGCCGGATACGGCGGCGGTACGGACATATCTGCTCGGACTTCAGGACAGGATCGTCGAAACGATGGAGCGCCTGGATGGCAAACGCTTCTTCGTCGACGACTGGCAACGCCCGGCCGACGGCCCGCTGCGTGGCGACGGCCGTACGCGCGTGCTCGACGACGGCGACTTCTTCGAGCGCGGCGGTGTGAACTTCTCCCATGTGATCGGCGACAAGCTGCCCGCCTCGGCGAGCGCGTCGCGGCCCGAGCTGGCGGGACGCGGCTTCGAAGCCCTTGGCGTCTCGCTGGTGCTGCATCCGCGCAATCCCTACTGCCCGACCGTACACTTCAACGTGCGTATCCTGATCGCCACCGCGCCGGGCGAACTTCCCGCATTCTGGTTCGGCGGCGGCATGGACCTCACGCCCTACTACGCATTCGAGGAAGACTGCAAGCACTTCCACCAGACCTGCAAGGATGCGCTCGATCCGTTCGACCCGACTTGGTATCCGCGCTTCAAGACCTGGTGCGACGAGTATTTCTACCTTAAGCACCGGCAGGAGCCGCGAGGCATCGGGGGCATCTTTTTCGACGATTTCTCCGGTGGCGGCTTCGATACGGGCTTCGCGGTCATGCAAAGCGTAGGCGATGCGTTTCTCGACGCGTACATTCCCATCGTGGAGCGCCGCCGTGGCATGCCGTACGGCGAGCGCGAGCGCGATTTTCAGGCGCACCGCCGCGGCCGTTACGTCGAGTTCAATCTGGTCTGGGATCGGGGAACGCACTTCGGCCTGCAATCGGGCGGGCGCACCGAATCCATTCTGATGTCGATGCCTCCCGTCGTGAAATGGCACTACGACTGGAAGCCCGAGCCGGGCACGCCCGAAGCGAAGCTCTATACCGACTTCCTCGTGCGCCGCGAGTGGGTGTGA
- a CDS encoding nicotinate-nucleotide adenylyltransferase, with amino-acid sequence MTVISSAAPAASATTLAGPGAPARSPRRIGVLGGTFDPIHMGHLALGALFARTLDLDELVLMPAGQQPQKQGSTAAAHRLAMTRLAAEGLAAALAASHPSTQVIVSTREIERAGPSYTVDTLREMRREAGPGASLSLLIGSDQLVRLDTWHAWRELFDYAHICAAARPGFSRETASAPLRKVFAEREKSALGVQSTPCGGILIDDSLAVDISATELRATLAHAQNAAKPPANLPEPVWQYIRAQHLYRA; translated from the coding sequence ATGACCGTCATCTCTTCTGCCGCGCCGGCAGCTTCAGCCACAACGCTCGCAGGCCCCGGCGCGCCGGCCCGTTCCCCGCGCCGCATCGGCGTGCTTGGCGGCACGTTCGACCCGATCCATATGGGTCATCTCGCGCTGGGCGCCCTCTTCGCCCGTACGCTCGACCTCGACGAACTGGTGTTGATGCCCGCCGGCCAGCAGCCACAGAAGCAGGGCAGCACCGCCGCCGCGCACCGGCTGGCGATGACGCGGCTGGCCGCGGAAGGCCTTGCGGCAGCGCTGGCCGCCTCCCATCCGTCGACGCAGGTGATCGTCAGCACCCGCGAGATCGAGCGTGCCGGACCGAGCTATACGGTCGACACGCTGCGGGAAATGCGGCGCGAAGCCGGGCCCGGCGCCTCGCTCTCGCTGCTTATCGGCTCGGACCAGCTGGTGCGGCTCGATACGTGGCACGCCTGGCGCGAACTGTTCGACTATGCCCACATCTGTGCGGCCGCACGCCCGGGTTTCAGTCGCGAGACGGCATCCGCGCCACTGCGCAAAGTCTTTGCCGAGCGGGAAAAGTCGGCGCTCGGGGTACAATCCACGCCATGCGGCGGCATCCTGATCGACGACTCACTGGCCGTCGACATTTCTGCCACCGAGTTGCGCGCCACGCTGGCGCACGCGCAGAACGCGGCGAAGCCCCCGGCAAATCTGCCCGAACCCGTGTGGCAGTACATCCGCGCGCAACACCTGTATCGCGCCTGA
- the rsfS gene encoding ribosome silencing factor, giving the protein MDIRKLQRLIVDALEDVKAQDIKVFNTEHLTALFERVIIASGTSNRQTKALAASVRDKVKAAGGDIVSMEGEDVGEWVLVDTGDAIVHIMQPALRQYYNLEEIWGEKPVRLKAAGTKAGAKASAEDEENEEDDAQASDDAVKAPAPARRKASK; this is encoded by the coding sequence ATGGATATTCGTAAACTTCAGCGCCTGATCGTCGACGCCCTCGAAGACGTCAAAGCCCAGGACATCAAGGTGTTCAACACCGAACATCTCACCGCCCTGTTCGAGCGCGTGATCATCGCGAGCGGCACCTCCAATCGCCAGACCAAGGCGCTGGCCGCCAGCGTGCGCGACAAGGTCAAGGCCGCCGGCGGCGACATCGTCAGCATGGAAGGCGAAGACGTCGGCGAATGGGTGCTGGTCGACACGGGCGACGCCATCGTGCACATCATGCAGCCGGCGCTGCGCCAGTACTACAACCTCGAAGAGATCTGGGGCGAGAAGCCCGTGCGCCTGAAGGCCGCCGGCACCAAGGCCGGGGCGAAGGCGAGCGCGGAAGACGAAGAGAACGAAGAGGACGATGCTCAAGCGTCCGACGACGCCGTCAAGGCGCCCGCTCCCGCCCGCCGCAAGGCCAGCAAGTAA
- the rlmH gene encoding 23S rRNA (pseudouridine(1915)-N(3))-methyltransferase RlmH, producing MRLFILAVGHKMPGWIETAFAEYAKRMPPELRIELKEIKPEQRSNSRTAETVMAAEAQRIEAALPRGSRLVCLDERGHDLTTMRLAQSLTGWQQDGRDVAFVIGGADGLDPALKARADTLIRLSSLTLPHGMVRVLLAEQLYRAWSINANHPYHRV from the coding sequence ATGCGTCTGTTCATCCTCGCAGTCGGGCACAAGATGCCCGGCTGGATCGAGACCGCCTTCGCCGAGTACGCCAAGCGCATGCCGCCCGAGCTGCGCATCGAACTCAAGGAAATCAAGCCGGAGCAACGCTCCAACTCCCGCACGGCCGAAACCGTGATGGCCGCCGAAGCACAGCGCATCGAGGCGGCGCTGCCCCGCGGCTCCCGCCTCGTATGTCTTGACGAACGCGGGCACGATCTCACGACCATGCGTCTGGCGCAGTCGCTCACCGGCTGGCAACAGGACGGGCGAGACGTCGCCTTCGTGATCGGCGGGGCCGACGGCCTCGATCCGGCACTCAAGGCGCGTGCCGATACCCTCATCCGCCTGTCCAGCCTGACGCTGCCGCACGGCATGGTGCGCGTACTGCTTGCCGAACAGCTCTACCGTGCGTGGAGCATCAACGCCAATCACCCCTACCATCGCGTTTGA